One Corallococcus caeni genomic window carries:
- a CDS encoding DUF6531 domain-containing protein, translated as CGPEGERLPTAGDPVNAATGESILVETDVQLGSATGALTLRRFYTSDPAAWSYTGNVVGNITKPFGGSLASQPSLNW; from the coding sequence TGCGGCCCCGAAGGCGAGCGCCTGCCGACGGCGGGAGACCCCGTCAACGCCGCCACGGGTGAGAGCATCCTCGTGGAGACCGACGTGCAGCTGGGCAGCGCCACCGGCGCCCTGACGCTGCGCCGCTTCTACACGTCCGACCCCGCCGCCTGGTCCTACACCGGCAACGTCGTCGGCAACATCACCAAGCCCTTCGGTGGCAGCCTCGCCAGCCAGCCCTCTCTCAACTGGT